One segment of Perognathus longimembris pacificus isolate PPM17 chromosome 26, ASM2315922v1, whole genome shotgun sequence DNA contains the following:
- the Slc38a3 gene encoding sodium-coupled neutral amino acid transporter 3 has product MDAPLQTEMVELVPNGKHLEGLLPVGMPATDNERMEDSRRSCVEGKSFLQKSPSKEPHFTDFEGKTSFGMSVFNLSNAIMGSGILGLAYAMANTGIILFLFLLTAVALLSSYSIHLLLKSSGIVGIRAYEQLGYRAFGTPGKLAAALAITLQNIGAMSSYLYIIKSELPLVIQTFLNLEEQTSVWYMNGNYLVILVSSTIILPLALMRQLGYLGYSSGFSLSCMVFFLIAVIYKKFQVPCPLPTALNNGTGNFSHVEAMEEKAQLPGDLEAAALCTPSYFTLNSQTAYTIPIMAFAFVCHPEVLPIYTELKDPSKKKMQHISNLSIAVMYVMYFLAALFGYLTFYDRVESELLHTYNKVDAFDVLILCVRVAVLTAVTLTVPIVLFPVRRAIQQMLFQNQEFSWLRHVLIATGLLTCINLLVIFAPNILGIFGIIGATSAPCLIFIFPAIFYFRIIPTEKEPARSTPKILALCFAVVGFLLMTMSLSFIIIDWVSGTSRHGGNH; this is encoded by the exons ATGGACGCACCTTTGCAGACAGAGATGGTAGAGCTGGTACCCAACGGCAAACACTTGGAGGGGCTGCTTCCCGTCGGCATGCCCGCCACAGACAACGAGAG GATGGAAGATTCCAGAAGGAGCTGTGTAGAAGGCAAGAGCTTCTTACAGAAAAGCCCCAGCAAGGAGCCCCACTTTACTGAT TTCGAGGGCAAGACATCATTTGGGATGTCAGTGTTCAACCTCAGCAACGCCATAATGGGCAGCGGCATCCTGGGGCTGGCCTACGCCATGGCCAACACAGGCATCATTCTTTTCCT gttcctGTTGACAGCCGTCGCCCTGCTTTCTAGCTACTCCATCCATTTGCTCCTTAAGTCCTCCGGGATTGTGG GCATCCGTGCCTATGAGCAGCTGGGCTACCGTGCCTTCGGGACCCCGGGAAAGCTGGCGGCAGCCCTAGCCATCACACTCCAGAACATCGGAG ccatGTCCAGCTATCTGTACATCATCAAGTCTGAGCTGCCTCTTGTCATACAGACCTTCTTGAACCTGGAAGAGCAGACCTC AGTCTGGTACATGAATGGCAACTACCTGGTGATCCTGGTCTCCTCCACGATCATTCTGCCCCTGGCGCTGATGCGTCAGCTTG GTTACCTCGGCTACTCCAGCGGCTTCTCTCTCAGCTGCATGGTGTTCTTCCTCATTGCA GTCATCTACAAAAAGTTCCAAGTGCCCTGTCCTCTGCCCACCGCCTTGAACAATGGCACCGGCAACTTCAGCCACGTGGAGGCCATGGAGGAAAAGGCACAGCTGCCGGGAGACCTGGAGGCTGCCGCCCTCTGTACCCCAAGCTACTTCACACTCAACTCACAG ACAGCATATACCATCCCCATCATGGCCTTCGCCTTCGTCTGCCACCCTGAGGTGCTACCCATCTATACGGAGCTCAAGGA ccCTTCCAAGAAGAAGATGCAACACATCTCCAACCTGTCCATTGCTGTCATGTATGTCATGTATTTCCTGGCGGCCCTCTTCGGCTACCTCACCTTCTACG ACAGGGTGGAGTCAGAGCTGTTGCACACCTACAACAAAGTGGACGCGTTCGATGTGCTCatcttgtgtgtgcgtgtggccGTGTTGACAGCCGTGACACTCACAGTGCCGATCGTCTTGTTCCCG GTACGCCGAGCCATCCAGCAGATGCTGTTTCAGAACCAGGAGTTCAGCTGGCTGAGACACGTGCTCATTGCCACCGGCCTGCTCACTTGTATtaatttgctggttattttcgcCCCCAACATCTTAGGCATCTTTGGAATTATTG GGGCCACGTCTGCTCCGTGTCTCATCTTCATCTTCCCTGCCATCTTCTACTTCCGAATCATACCCACTGAGAAGGAGCCTGCTAGATCTACACCCAAAATCCTG GCCCTTTGTTTCGCTGTGGTTGGCTTCTTGCTAATGACCATGAGCTTGAGCTTCATTATCATTGACTGGGTCTCGGGGACCAGCCGACATGGAGGAAACCACTAA